One genomic segment of Myxococcus guangdongensis includes these proteins:
- a CDS encoding cold-shock protein, protein MATGTVKWFNDAKGFGFIVQDGGGEDVFVHHTAINMDGFRTLQEGQKVEFEVGRGPKGLQAQNVRAG, encoded by the coding sequence ATGGCAACTGGTACCGTGAAGTGGTTCAACGATGCGAAGGGCTTTGGTTTCATCGTGCAGGACGGTGGCGGTGAGGACGTGTTCGTCCACCACACGGCCATCAACATGGATGGCTTCCGGACGCTGCAGGAAGGCCAGAAGGTGGAGTTCGAGGTCGGCCGCGGCCCCAAGGGCCTCCAGGCGCAGAACGTTCGCGCGGGCTGA
- a CDS encoding sodium-translocating pyrophosphatase — MTSTVSRKDAPSRSVTGVVARALGLLSVLAATSAHASEADLVLPDFATKTFLGGGLNGHQLLLSGIAVCVLGLVFGFLQYASLKKLPVHRAMLEISELIYETCKTYLMTQVKFICVLWALIAVVMVGYFGFLRHMDAGRVGIILIASLVGIAGSCGVAWFGIRVNTFANSRTAFASLRGKPYPTYAIPLQAGMSIGMVLISTELLLMLAILLFIPADFAGPCFIGFAIGESLGASALRIAGGIFTKIADIGSDLMKIVFRIKEDDARNPGVIADCTGDNAGDSVGPSADGFETYGVTGVALITFILLAVGEGFRVELLVWIFMMRIVMVLASLAAYALNNVYQSAKYKNADHMNFEHPLTALVWVTSIISVALTFLVSYLLIPNLNGDPSLWWKLSAIITCGTLAGAIIPEVIKVFTSTESRHVREVVTASREGGASLNVISGLVAGNFSAYWMGLVIALLMGLAFWFSGAGVAGEGVGQLMIAAPVFAFGLVAFGFLGMGPVTIAVDSYGPVTDNAQSVYELSLIENVPNVKDEVKRDFGFTPDFDKGKEYLEENDGAGNTFKATAKPVLIGTAVVGATTMIFSIIVLLVGIKNGVLDPEKAQYLSLLHAPFLLGLITGGAIIYWFSGASMQAVSTGAYRAVEFIKANIKLEGVEKASVSDSKKVVEICTQYAQKGMINIFLAVFFSTLAFACLEPYFFVGYLISIAIFGLYQAVFMANAGGAWDNAKKLVEVELKAKGTDLHAATVVGDTVGDPFKDTSSVALNPVIKFTTLFGLLAVELAVELEAAGQGQLMRILSVVFFVLSTVFVYRSFYGMRIQSVGGAAAAESKPQAAVKTA; from the coding sequence ATGACAAGCACCGTTTCACGCAAGGACGCTCCGTCCCGGAGCGTCACCGGCGTGGTCGCCAGGGCCCTGGGGCTCCTGTCGGTCCTCGCCGCCACGTCCGCTCACGCCAGTGAGGCGGACCTGGTCCTCCCCGACTTCGCCACCAAGACGTTCCTGGGCGGCGGACTCAATGGCCATCAACTGCTGCTCTCGGGCATCGCCGTCTGTGTGCTGGGGCTCGTCTTCGGCTTCCTCCAGTACGCGAGCCTCAAGAAGCTGCCCGTGCACCGGGCGATGCTGGAGATTTCCGAGCTCATCTACGAGACGTGCAAGACGTACCTGATGACGCAGGTGAAGTTCATCTGCGTGCTGTGGGCGCTCATCGCGGTGGTGATGGTGGGCTACTTCGGCTTTTTGCGTCACATGGACGCGGGCCGGGTGGGCATCATCCTCATCGCGAGCCTGGTGGGCATCGCCGGCTCGTGCGGCGTCGCCTGGTTCGGCATCCGCGTCAACACGTTCGCCAACAGCCGCACCGCCTTCGCGAGCCTGCGCGGCAAGCCCTACCCCACCTACGCCATCCCCCTGCAGGCGGGCATGTCCATCGGCATGGTGCTCATCAGCACGGAGCTGTTGCTGATGCTGGCCATCCTGCTGTTCATCCCGGCGGACTTCGCGGGCCCGTGCTTCATCGGCTTCGCCATCGGCGAGTCGCTGGGCGCCTCCGCGCTGCGCATCGCGGGCGGCATCTTCACCAAGATCGCCGACATCGGCTCGGACCTGATGAAGATTGTCTTCCGCATCAAGGAGGACGACGCGCGCAACCCGGGCGTCATCGCGGACTGCACGGGTGACAACGCGGGTGACAGCGTGGGCCCGTCCGCGGACGGCTTCGAGACCTACGGCGTGACGGGCGTGGCGCTCATCACGTTCATCCTGCTGGCGGTGGGCGAGGGCTTCCGGGTGGAGCTGCTCGTGTGGATTTTCATGATGCGCATCGTGATGGTGCTCGCGTCGCTGGCCGCCTACGCGCTCAACAACGTGTACCAGTCCGCCAAGTACAAGAACGCGGACCACATGAACTTCGAGCACCCGCTCACCGCGCTGGTGTGGGTGACGTCCATCATCTCCGTGGCGCTGACGTTCCTGGTCAGCTACCTGCTCATCCCCAACCTCAACGGCGACCCGTCGCTGTGGTGGAAGCTGTCCGCCATCATCACCTGCGGCACGCTGGCGGGCGCCATCATCCCGGAGGTCATCAAGGTCTTCACCTCCACGGAGAGCCGCCACGTGCGCGAGGTGGTGACGGCCAGCCGCGAGGGCGGCGCGTCGCTCAACGTCATCTCGGGCCTGGTCGCCGGCAACTTCTCCGCGTACTGGATGGGGCTCGTCATCGCCCTGCTGATGGGCCTGGCCTTCTGGTTCAGCGGCGCGGGCGTCGCGGGCGAGGGCGTGGGCCAGCTGATGATCGCCGCGCCGGTGTTCGCCTTCGGCCTGGTGGCCTTCGGCTTCCTGGGCATGGGCCCGGTCACCATCGCGGTGGACTCGTACGGCCCGGTGACGGACAACGCGCAGAGCGTCTACGAGCTGTCGCTCATCGAGAACGTCCCCAACGTGAAGGACGAGGTGAAGCGCGACTTCGGCTTCACGCCCGACTTCGACAAGGGCAAGGAGTACCTGGAGGAGAACGACGGCGCGGGCAACACCTTCAAGGCCACCGCCAAGCCCGTGCTCATCGGCACCGCCGTGGTGGGCGCCACCACGATGATCTTCTCCATCATCGTGCTGCTCGTCGGCATCAAGAACGGCGTGCTCGACCCGGAGAAGGCCCAGTACCTGTCATTGCTGCACGCCCCGTTCCTGTTGGGCCTCATCACCGGCGGCGCCATCATCTACTGGTTCTCCGGCGCGTCCATGCAGGCGGTGTCCACGGGCGCCTACCGCGCGGTGGAGTTCATCAAGGCCAACATCAAGCTGGAGGGCGTGGAGAAGGCCAGCGTGTCGGACTCCAAGAAGGTCGTCGAAATCTGCACGCAGTACGCGCAGAAGGGGATGATCAACATCTTCCTGGCGGTCTTCTTCAGCACGCTCGCGTTCGCCTGCCTGGAGCCGTACTTCTTCGTGGGCTACCTCATCTCCATCGCCATCTTCGGCCTGTATCAGGCCGTCTTCATGGCCAACGCGGGCGGCGCCTGGGACAACGCCAAGAAGCTGGTGGAGGTGGAGCTGAAGGCCAAGGGCACTGACTTGCACGCGGCCACCGTCGTCGGTGACACGGTGGGAGACCCGTTCAAGGACACGTCCTCCGTGGCGCTCAACCCGGTCATCAAGTTCACCACCCTCTTCGGCCTGCTCGCGGTGGAGCTGGCGGTGGAGCTGGAGGCGGCGGGCCAGGGCCAGCTCATGCGCATCCTGTCGGTGGTGTTCTTCGTGCTCTCGACGGTGTTCGTCTACCGCAGCTTCTACGGCATGCGCATCCAGAGCGTCGGCGGCGCTGCCGCGGCGGAGTCCAAGCCCCAGGCCGCGGTGAAGACGGCCTGA